One genomic window of Ilyobacter polytropus DSM 2926 includes the following:
- a CDS encoding CHAD domain-containing protein, giving the protein MYKFKFFYHEIKKMSKILEENLEKISLSNDLETIHKCRVSIRKIRGILKLFNCPKKLEIPIKKIASMLGPLRDLEVQIYFLMNRVEVDSSLGGILDDFLFKREIMKRELVKSIPEFSRKKFLYEVTNFLKDKEVYEYEIYRNLYKKIQEIIINHPVNINSKELHELRIKIKKIRYILEALSVESQEYNELIVFFKKYQDCLGEIHDIDVWLDILNKKIWELEKLKLFLRKKRHKKIIEFKEVLHEVPLVLGNVLSIAAINSITEFENRQDIRSMRYSQSEKISMAEKLAVELSPDPHHIKRVREKSVKIFREIREVMNLNKEDIFFLEAGALLHDIGYSISEKKHNDHSYEIIASSDYLPFSLEERVVTSMIAKNHRGKFSLVKGLDRVLPSKEVSRINKLSGIVKAADGMEFESLEYVENFDIKVCDGELVFELGDISEALTERFSKKSDLLKENFKKDFKKIKIK; this is encoded by the coding sequence ATGTATAAATTTAAATTTTTTTATCATGAGATAAAAAAGATGTCAAAAATATTAGAAGAAAACCTAGAAAAAATATCTCTAAGCAACGACCTGGAAACAATCCATAAGTGCAGGGTAAGTATTCGTAAGATAAGAGGGATACTGAAGCTTTTTAACTGCCCTAAAAAACTAGAGATTCCTATAAAAAAAATTGCTTCCATGTTAGGACCTTTAAGGGATCTAGAGGTTCAGATATATTTTCTTATGAATAGGGTAGAGGTAGACAGCTCCTTAGGAGGTATACTAGATGATTTTTTATTTAAAAGGGAGATAATGAAAAGAGAGTTGGTAAAATCTATTCCTGAATTTTCCAGAAAAAAATTTCTTTATGAGGTTACTAATTTTCTGAAAGATAAAGAAGTTTATGAGTATGAAATTTACCGTAACTTATATAAAAAAATTCAGGAAATTATAATTAATCATCCTGTGAATATAAATTCAAAAGAGCTCCATGAACTTAGAATAAAAATAAAAAAAATAAGGTATATTTTAGAGGCTTTATCTGTTGAAAGCCAAGAATATAACGAATTGATAGTTTTTTTCAAAAAATATCAAGACTGCCTTGGAGAGATACATGATATAGATGTCTGGCTAGATATTTTAAATAAAAAAATATGGGAATTGGAAAAATTGAAATTATTTTTGAGAAAAAAAAGACATAAAAAAATTATTGAATTCAAAGAAGTTCTTCATGAGGTACCACTAGTTTTGGGAAATGTTTTGAGTATAGCAGCCATAAATTCAATAACTGAGTTTGAAAACAGACAAGATATCAGATCTATGAGATATTCACAGAGTGAAAAAATTTCCATGGCTGAAAAACTTGCTGTAGAATTATCACCGGATCCCCATCATATAAAGAGGGTAAGGGAAAAATCAGTAAAAATATTTCGTGAGATAAGAGAGGTCATGAATCTAAATAAAGAAGATATTTTTTTCTTAGAGGCCGGAGCCCTTCTTCACGATATCGGTTATTCCATCTCAGAAAAAAAGCATAACGATCACTCCTATGAGATTATAGCTTCTAGTGATTACCTGCCCTTTTCCCTAGAGGAAAGAGTAGTGACATCTATGATTGCAAAAAATCATAGGGGTAAATTCAGTCTGGTAAAGGGATTAGACAGAGTCCTTCCATCTAAGGAGGTAAGTAGGATAAACAAGCTGTCTGGGATAGTAAAGGCTGCTGACGGGATGGAGTTTGAAAGTTTGGAGTATGTTGAAAACTTTGATATAAAAGTCTGTGACGGAGAACTTGTATTTGAGTTAGGAGATATTTCTGAGGCTCTCACCGAGAGGTTTTCTAAAAAATCCGATCTTTTAAAAGAAAATTTTAAAAAGGATTTTAAGAAGATAAAGATAAAGTAG
- a CDS encoding HD domain-containing protein, which produces MPVISVIEISPTSVEMIICEKSKDKIKILENVMEELNIFLDSEKNNYISFGKGKKLCNILNRMRSLSKDYGVKNILTLTTSSFNSVKNLLFILDQIKIKVGLEVTVLTTFEKKKLLFKKFLIKKNEIIPPRKNTLLLNIGSATTDFFIINGKKLMINEFISTGGYKFAEIINNYELTPKESNNFIQEYIENYLNQIKKEVGRKKINSLILLGESENILTKTKGQFSNLSYEKLEEMMENLNEESFKNIAQKYSLTPIQARTTFARLSLLKYISAYFEIPAVKIFYYDTKYLMAYEHFYPKEKDLMEKELWELTIQAVIDKANKFSFDKNHSTFVQNVSKNLFDILKPLHNMDEVEKRHLELAAFLHDIGKYVNFSSHQNHSQYIIENSFIPGLTEEDLKVVGRLCYFHNIAASKYSENIDNLSGKRQMDIMKLAAILKLSVALDRSKRQKVKNIKFELKDYEIIIDITTLEDYRIETISFDHQKAFFRDVFGINPVLKINRRLYGE; this is translated from the coding sequence ATGCCTGTTATTTCAGTTATCGAAATATCACCCACATCTGTGGAAATGATCATCTGTGAAAAATCAAAGGATAAAATTAAAATTTTAGAAAATGTAATGGAAGAACTTAACATTTTTTTAGATTCAGAAAAAAACAACTATATCTCATTTGGAAAAGGAAAGAAACTTTGCAACATCCTAAATAGAATGAGATCCCTTTCTAAAGATTACGGTGTAAAAAATATCCTTACACTGACTACCAGCAGTTTTAATTCTGTAAAGAACCTTCTTTTTATTTTAGATCAAATCAAGATAAAAGTAGGCTTAGAAGTAACTGTTTTAACTACCTTTGAAAAGAAAAAACTTCTGTTTAAAAAATTTCTCATTAAAAAAAATGAGATCATCCCTCCAAGAAAAAATACCTTACTACTGAATATAGGATCAGCCACAACTGACTTTTTTATCATCAATGGAAAAAAACTTATGATAAATGAATTTATATCAACAGGGGGCTATAAGTTTGCAGAAATTATAAATAACTACGAACTCACCCCAAAGGAAAGTAATAATTTCATTCAAGAGTATATAGAAAATTATCTAAATCAGATAAAAAAAGAAGTAGGAAGAAAAAAAATAAATAGTCTTATTTTATTAGGAGAATCAGAAAATATTCTTACAAAAACAAAAGGTCAATTTTCAAACTTATCCTATGAAAAACTTGAAGAAATGATGGAAAACTTAAATGAAGAATCATTTAAAAATATAGCTCAAAAATATTCCTTAACACCTATACAGGCCAGAACAACATTTGCAAGACTCTCCTTATTGAAGTATATTTCGGCTTATTTTGAAATACCTGCAGTAAAAATATTTTATTATGATACAAAATATCTCATGGCCTATGAGCATTTTTATCCAAAAGAAAAAGATCTTATGGAAAAAGAATTGTGGGAACTTACCATTCAGGCTGTAATAGATAAAGCAAATAAATTTAGCTTTGATAAAAATCACTCTACTTTTGTCCAAAACGTCTCAAAAAATCTTTTTGATATTCTAAAACCTCTGCATAATATGGATGAGGTCGAAAAAAGACACCTTGAACTGGCTGCTTTTCTTCATGATATAGGTAAGTATGTCAATTTTAGCTCACATCAAAATCATTCCCAGTATATAATTGAAAATTCTTTTATACCTGGACTTACAGAGGAAGACCTTAAGGTTGTGGGACGCCTTTGTTATTTTCATAATATCGCTGCCTCCAAGTATTCAGAGAATATAGACAATCTAAGTGGAAAAAGGCAGATGGATATCATGAAGCTTGCTGCAATACTAAAATTATCTGTAGCTCTAGACAGAAGTAAAAGACAAAAAGTAAAAAATATAAAATTTGAGTTAAAAGATTATGAAATAATTATAGATATAACAACCCTAGAAGATTACCGTATAGAGACTATATCTTTTGATCATCAAAAAGCATTTTTTAGAGATGTTTTCGGTATTAATCCAGTACTGAAGATAAATAGGAGGCTTTATGGGGAATAA
- the ppk1 gene encoding polyphosphate kinase 1: MGNNYEYNHFYNRELSWLEFNQRVLEEVSDSINPLLERLKFLAITSSNLDEFFMVRVAGLIAQYEEGLIKKDISGLTPEDQLKAINKRVKKFVQDQYTSYKEVLNTLNKKNHLKIKKYSQLDKKQKIYVDEFYSETLFPILTPMGIDVSRPFPHILTGSLNIVVHLQHESEKHMSIVQVPRVINRIIELPSNSGIEFILIEEIIKSNLQDLFPGCNILDTGFFRITRNADMIIDEDEADDLLIEIEKELQKRKWGEPVRIEYDKDIPKKCLEFLTRNLKIQFSNLYEIDGPLDLTFIFELMDHDGFKDIKYEKYTPKRYAQLEKNTIYTTLKKEDVILSHPYDSFDHISDLIEAAATDKNVLAIKQTLYRVSGDSPIISSLIKAARSNKQVTVMVELKARFDEERNIMWAKELEKSGCHVIYGIKGLKTHAKCLLIVRREPSGIKRYLHLGTGNYNNSTAKLYTDLSLLTTNEELCADVSNLFNILTGFSQNRKWKRLITAPKDMRNEFYRLIDREIQHTANGKKGKIIVKINSLVDEKIIKKLYDASRVGVEIVLIVRGACCLKTGIKGISENIKVFSLIGRFLEHTRVYHFENNGDPELFLSSADWMSRNLDRRIETLFPVIKSGPYKKVMETIDSILKDNIKLRQLDEKGTYFKVKNDKKNFSSQEYLYGKKQ, translated from the coding sequence ATGGGGAATAATTATGAATATAACCATTTTTACAATAGAGAACTCAGTTGGTTGGAGTTTAACCAGAGGGTTTTAGAGGAAGTATCTGATTCCATAAATCCACTTTTGGAAAGACTAAAATTTTTGGCCATTACTTCTTCAAACTTAGACGAATTTTTTATGGTCAGGGTTGCAGGTCTTATAGCTCAGTATGAAGAGGGACTTATAAAAAAAGATATATCTGGTTTAACTCCTGAAGATCAGCTAAAGGCAATTAATAAAAGAGTTAAAAAATTTGTCCAGGATCAATATACTTCCTACAAAGAAGTCCTTAATACATTAAATAAAAAAAATCATCTCAAAATAAAAAAGTATTCTCAACTGGATAAAAAGCAAAAAATTTATGTGGACGAATTTTATAGTGAAACTCTTTTCCCTATTCTGACACCGATGGGTATAGACGTCTCGAGACCCTTTCCACATATTTTGACAGGTTCATTAAATATTGTGGTTCATCTTCAACATGAATCAGAAAAACATATGTCCATTGTACAGGTCCCAAGAGTTATAAACAGAATAATCGAACTTCCCAGTAACTCTGGAATAGAATTTATTCTGATTGAGGAAATAATAAAATCTAACCTACAGGATCTTTTCCCTGGATGCAACATTTTGGACACAGGGTTTTTTAGAATAACAAGAAATGCAGATATGATAATTGATGAAGATGAGGCAGATGATCTCCTTATCGAAATAGAAAAAGAACTTCAAAAAAGAAAGTGGGGAGAGCCTGTCAGGATAGAATACGATAAGGATATTCCCAAAAAATGTCTCGAATTTCTCACAAGAAATCTAAAAATTCAATTTTCCAATCTCTATGAGATAGACGGCCCCCTTGATCTGACTTTTATCTTTGAACTTATGGACCACGATGGATTTAAGGATATAAAATATGAAAAATACACTCCAAAAAGGTATGCTCAGCTTGAAAAAAATACTATCTATACAACCCTTAAAAAAGAGGACGTGATACTTTCTCATCCCTATGATTCTTTTGATCATATATCAGATCTTATAGAGGCTGCTGCCACAGACAAAAATGTCCTTGCCATAAAACAGACTCTATACAGGGTCAGTGGTGATTCACCTATAATAAGCTCGCTTATAAAGGCTGCTAGATCCAATAAGCAGGTTACTGTGATGGTAGAACTGAAAGCTAGATTTGACGAAGAGAGAAATATAATGTGGGCTAAAGAACTTGAAAAATCAGGATGCCATGTTATTTACGGGATAAAGGGACTAAAGACCCATGCCAAATGCCTTCTCATTGTCAGAAGAGAACCTTCAGGTATAAAGAGATACCTTCATTTAGGAACGGGAAATTATAATAATTCAACGGCAAAATTATATACTGATCTTTCCCTTCTTACTACAAATGAAGAACTTTGTGCAGATGTCAGCAACCTCTTCAACATCCTTACAGGATTTTCTCAAAATCGTAAATGGAAAAGGCTAATAACAGCCCCCAAGGACATGCGGAATGAATTTTACAGGTTAATTGATCGAGAGATTCAGCATACAGCCAACGGTAAAAAGGGAAAAATAATCGTAAAAATAAACTCCCTTGTAGATGAAAAAATTATTAAAAAGCTATATGATGCCTCTCGAGTCGGGGTGGAGATAGTTCTTATTGTAAGGGGAGCCTGCTGCCTAAAGACAGGTATAAAAGGTATTAGTGAAAATATAAAAGTTTTCAGCCTTATCGGAAGATTTTTAGAACACACTCGTGTTTACCATTTTGAAAACAACGGTGACCCGGAACTTTTTCTTTCCAGTGCCGACTGGATGAGTAGAAATCTTGACAGAAGAATAGAAACCCTTTTCCCTGTTATAAAGTCCGGTCCTTATAAAAAAGTTATGGAGACCATAGATTCCATCTTAAAGGATAACATAAAGTTAAGACAATTAGATGAAAAGGGCACTTATTTTAAAGTAAAAAATGATAAAAAGAATTTTTCTTCTCAGGAATATCTTTATGGAAAAAAACAATAA
- a CDS encoding energy-coupling factor transporter transmembrane component T family protein — translation MDMRHFNPAAKLLANFIIVLASLMVFDPYTMVMLFGVSFFFALVTKSFNRKNLKMIIPLVCFAFGMLWMNASLARVENPEIIASLGPLTFTDKGLIVGFVLFFRILTIGVTSILFTFNTEPDALILSLIKQCKLNPGIAYGILTALRFLPSMESDLGLINAAHRIRSSKQKKWYKKKNPWYRNAIPLLATNIRKAERVAIAMESRGFQTDMKRTYYRTINWYKKDTLFVLGTGIVVVSIIIFSYHMGWLIGFKRWQGF, via the coding sequence ATGGACATGAGACATTTTAATCCAGCTGCAAAACTTCTTGCCAACTTCATTATTGTATTGGCATCTCTTATGGTATTTGACCCCTATACAATGGTTATGCTGTTTGGGGTGAGTTTTTTCTTTGCCCTTGTCACAAAATCATTTAATCGAAAGAATCTAAAGATGATTATACCACTTGTCTGTTTTGCCTTTGGGATGCTCTGGATGAACGCCTCACTAGCAAGGGTTGAAAATCCTGAAATTATTGCAAGCCTCGGGCCTTTGACCTTTACAGATAAAGGTCTTATTGTAGGTTTTGTCTTGTTTTTCAGGATTTTAACAATTGGAGTCACATCTATTTTATTTACCTTTAACACTGAACCAGATGCTTTAATATTGAGTCTTATCAAACAGTGCAAACTTAACCCCGGGATCGCTTATGGTATATTGACGGCCTTACGTTTCTTGCCCTCAATGGAATCAGATCTTGGATTGATAAATGCAGCCCATAGAATACGTAGTTCTAAACAGAAAAAATGGTATAAAAAGAAAAATCCCTGGTATCGAAATGCGATACCACTCTTGGCAACAAATATAAGAAAAGCAGAAAGAGTGGCTATTGCCATGGAATCTAGGGGATTTCAGACAGATATGAAACGAACATATTACCGTACAATCAACTGGTATAAAAAAGATACGCTATTTGTTTTGGGGACGGGAATAGTTGTTGTTTCGATTATTATATTTTCTTATCATATGGGTTGGCTGATTGGCTTTAAACGCTGGCAGGGATTTTAG
- a CDS encoding ABC transporter ATP-binding protein produces MAIIDVRNLSVKINGETVLQDINIKFNTQERILILGESGSGKSTLLLSLMGIIQRDDNADVTGDILVDGISVNDMQLSDTARIFGIVFQNPESQFCSLYPKDEVAFGLENQCIDPDIMPEIINKSMEDFDFPKEKVNHLINTLSGGELQRLALSSISAIDSKMLLLDEPTANLDPKGRRQVVKSSKKAGDKGKGLMVVEHNLENWISFLDRLIVIDRGGRILCDGDIREMFYKHGELLREKGIWCPHSLRIYWELKDKGHIFNGVPCSIGELKKEKISQTLLKKVIEDNYKTPNKTANIGKRPILELEKLSAGYTKDRRILKEIDLTVNEGDFFALVGGNGSGKSTLSKVILRLVDISSGSLSISGKKLTVYKERELYDLIGYVFQNPEHQFLEDTVWSEVAYSIDQLYFDEKNRNEKVNSLLKTFHLDNYAANNPFSLSGGQKRRLSVATMLVGDRKILILDEPTFGQDEKNTIMLMKKLTELNQQGMTIFMITHDLDLVDSYANRIAVMSQGEILYNGDTEELWNENEIIRKSGLDLPYRMKLMNEVNIYGHETF; encoded by the coding sequence ATGGCAATAATAGATGTTCGCAACTTATCGGTTAAAATCAATGGGGAGACTGTTCTGCAAGACATCAATATAAAATTTAATACTCAAGAGCGAATTCTTATCTTAGGTGAAAGCGGCAGTGGTAAATCCACGCTGCTTTTATCTCTTATGGGGATTATTCAAAGAGATGACAATGCCGATGTAACTGGAGATATTTTAGTAGACGGTATATCAGTTAATGATATGCAGTTATCTGATACAGCACGTATTTTTGGCATAGTATTTCAAAATCCTGAAAGTCAGTTTTGCTCCCTATACCCAAAGGACGAGGTAGCTTTTGGTTTGGAAAACCAATGTATCGATCCGGATATTATGCCTGAGATAATAAATAAATCAATGGAAGACTTTGACTTTCCAAAGGAAAAGGTAAATCATCTTATTAATACCCTGTCTGGCGGTGAACTGCAAAGACTTGCACTTTCATCTATTTCGGCTATTGATTCTAAGATGCTTTTGCTAGATGAACCGACGGCAAATTTGGATCCCAAAGGTCGACGACAGGTGGTAAAGTCTTCTAAAAAGGCCGGTGACAAGGGCAAGGGGCTAATGGTGGTAGAACATAATCTGGAAAACTGGATTTCATTTCTAGACCGTCTTATTGTTATTGATAGAGGTGGCAGAATACTTTGTGACGGGGATATTCGTGAGATGTTCTATAAGCACGGTGAGCTGCTTAGGGAAAAGGGAATATGGTGTCCTCACAGTCTAAGAATCTACTGGGAGCTAAAGGATAAGGGGCATATCTTTAATGGAGTTCCCTGTAGTATAGGGGAACTAAAAAAAGAGAAGATATCTCAGACGTTATTAAAAAAAGTAATAGAAGACAACTATAAAACTCCCAATAAGACAGCAAATATTGGAAAGAGACCGATACTTGAGCTGGAAAAATTATCCGCTGGGTATACAAAAGATCGGAGGATTTTAAAAGAAATCGATCTAACTGTGAATGAAGGGGATTTTTTTGCCTTGGTCGGAGGAAATGGGAGTGGTAAATCGACACTTTCAAAGGTTATACTTAGGCTTGTGGACATATCTAGTGGCAGCCTTTCCATCTCTGGGAAAAAATTAACTGTATACAAAGAACGAGAACTTTATGACTTGATAGGTTACGTTTTTCAAAATCCTGAACACCAATTTTTAGAAGACACAGTATGGTCAGAAGTTGCATATAGCATAGATCAACTATATTTTGATGAAAAAAACAGAAATGAAAAGGTGAACAGTTTATTAAAAACTTTTCATCTGGATAACTATGCTGCTAATAATCCCTTTAGCCTTTCTGGAGGACAGAAAAGACGCCTTTCTGTTGCAACGATGCTAGTTGGAGATCGAAAAATCTTAATTTTGGACGAGCCTACTTTTGGTCAGGATGAGAAGAACACTATCATGCTAATGAAAAAACTTACTGAACTAAATCAGCAAGGAATGACTATATTTATGATCACTCATGATTTAGATTTAGTAGATTCCTATGCAAATAGAATTGCTGTCATGTCTCAGGGTGAAATTCTATACAACGGAGATACTGAAGAGCTTTGGAATGAAAATGAAATAATCAGAAAGAGTGGACTTGATCTGCCTTATAGAATGAAACTCATGAATGAGGTGAATATTTATGGACATGAGACATTTTAA
- a CDS encoding ECF transporter S component, with product MTKKFGWTLKDIIVLCVLGVAFGAMYLGGITIWAFANAAFGPIGLDIVYGIWFTASITGAYIIRKPGIALGAELMAALGEVILGTPSGIMVFVGAAIQGLGCEAVFAATGWKKYSTPVLVLAGMGASVTSFIYNYFAYGYSKFALGMLAAMLAVRLVSGAVLSGLLGKWIGDGLAATGALSSFPLGRKRAEKRVNA from the coding sequence ATGACTAAAAAATTTGGTTGGACGTTAAAAGACATTATAGTTTTGTGTGTACTAGGCGTTGCCTTTGGGGCTATGTATCTAGGTGGTATCACTATCTGGGCCTTTGCCAATGCCGCATTTGGACCTATCGGACTTGATATAGTGTATGGTATTTGGTTCACAGCATCAATTACAGGGGCATACATTATCCGTAAGCCTGGGATTGCCCTTGGTGCTGAGCTTATGGCTGCTTTAGGTGAGGTTATATTAGGGACACCTTCTGGTATAATGGTATTTGTGGGTGCCGCCATTCAAGGTCTTGGTTGTGAGGCAGTTTTTGCTGCAACTGGGTGGAAAAAGTACTCAACACCTGTTTTGGTTTTAGCAGGTATGGGGGCAAGTGTAACAAGTTTTATTTATAATTATTTTGCCTATGGATATTCAAAATTTGCATTGGGGATGCTAGCAGCTATGCTAGCTGTACGTTTAGTATCAGGTGCTGTACTTTCTGGTTTACTTGGTAAATGGATCGGTGACGGACTTGCAGCTACAGGTGCATTGTCTTCATTCCCGTTAGGGCGTAAAAGAGCTGAAAAGAGAGTAAATGCATAA
- a CDS encoding YkoF family thiamine/hydroxymethylpyrimidine-binding protein: MNLKCGTSDVVGARIGIYPMQDNFVDVILGAIKKTDSTGLAVMTDDLGTTIQGNRERVFAYVKELFLRASDAGGHVVADVLFSVGCPGDVPEDFDFDSEPKYVDLPMEDMPVACAWSLYPLGSDQYFPVIVEEVEKAMALSNVDVESYHYCTRLDGTAKSIFNLLETSFEGVSKRIPHTIIHATFSKGSPSKAKEKIEV, translated from the coding sequence TTGAATTTAAAATGTGGAACAAGTGATGTTGTTGGTGCGAGAATAGGAATCTATCCTATGCAGGATAATTTTGTAGATGTGATCTTAGGGGCGATAAAAAAAACAGACTCTACAGGACTGGCTGTTATGACAGACGATCTAGGAACTACAATACAAGGAAACAGAGAGCGTGTCTTTGCTTATGTAAAAGAACTTTTTTTACGAGCATCTGATGCCGGGGGGCATGTTGTTGCCGATGTTTTATTTTCAGTAGGATGTCCTGGTGATGTGCCGGAAGATTTTGATTTTGATTCTGAGCCTAAATATGTGGATCTTCCTATGGAAGATATGCCGGTGGCCTGTGCCTGGTCTCTTTATCCTTTGGGGAGTGACCAGTATTTTCCGGTGATTGTAGAGGAGGTTGAAAAAGCCATGGCTCTTTCTAATGTAGATGTGGAAAGTTATCATTATTGTACAAGACTTGACGGAACTGCAAAATCTATCTTTAATTTACTTGAGACATCTTTTGAAGGTGTATCTAAAAGGATTCCCCATACAATTATTCATGCAACATTTTCAAAGGGAAGCCCATCAAAGGCAAAAGAAAAAATTGAGGTATAA
- a CDS encoding nitroreductase family protein — protein MNYDNLLEIATKRRSVRKFTTQKVSREDIEKIIKVGIQSPSGFNSQPWEFVVIDDENYKNEVTQYLIDGIGEGKTSKGFVDAPVYILLYGDPRVRERGPVSVKDNDNWWNFTFSSTLASAFMSMQLAATSLGLASMWVSAFRNPKVEMKTKELLGIPEYFEIFEMMAVGYTDMNISPKNVKDLSQVIHYNKADNY, from the coding sequence ATGAATTATGATAATTTATTGGAGATAGCAACTAAGAGAAGATCTGTAAGAAAGTTTACCACTCAAAAAGTTTCAAGGGAAGATATTGAAAAAATTATAAAAGTCGGAATACAGTCTCCTTCTGGATTCAACTCTCAGCCCTGGGAATTTGTCGTAATAGATGATGAAAATTATAAAAATGAAGTTACTCAGTATCTTATTGATGGAATAGGTGAAGGAAAAACTTCTAAGGGGTTTGTAGATGCCCCTGTTTATATTCTGTTATACGGTGATCCTAGAGTGAGAGAACGTGGTCCTGTTTCTGTAAAAGATAACGATAATTGGTGGAATTTTACATTCTCTAGTACCCTTGCCAGTGCTTTTATGAGTATGCAGCTTGCTGCCACGAGTTTAGGTCTAGCTTCTATGTGGGTGTCAGCTTTTAGAAATCCCAAGGTAGAAATGAAAACAAAGGAGCTTTTGGGTATTCCTGAGTATTTTGAGATATTTGAGATGATGGCAGTAGGTTATACAGATATGAATATTTCTCCGAAAAATGTAAAGGATCTGTCTCAGGTAATTCACTATAATAAGGCCGATAATTATTAG
- a CDS encoding amidohydrolase family protein, which yields MNEFIDCHCHIFNIVDIPLYATIQGKLNVNTINRFTKSLGITLFAPFNLIKKGDDIVATKEDFIRFFERDLKDSIIKFEEHLSKIPEIDLSKTLITPLIMDFDCIKEVEENSLGISNLEFQTQRLIKGIKASKNKIKICPFIGFDLRKLVLDDNGLDAVKKLWKKYSDSSNKNASINNLISGSILGIKIYPPIGFNPYPVKKNKRKKYIEFYKWCIKEDIPITVHCQKGSYSAELSSKDINRMTHPQNWLNLLEENPQLKNLRINFAHFGGEDGVEDMLDPGRIFSDGIDKNTWTYTIIKLLQRYPNTYSDISAYNYGKSFGKINDYSKNLKKVIELDYLKKFKEGKYSVSSKLLWGSDVPMVISEECYDSSYANYYKHLENLVNKSKKLNQNDKRKFIENLTVNNPKKFLKIK from the coding sequence ATGAATGAGTTTATCGATTGCCACTGTCATATATTCAACATTGTAGATATACCTCTATACGCTACTATCCAAGGAAAACTCAATGTAAATACTATTAACCGTTTTACAAAAAGTCTAGGGATAACGCTGTTCGCTCCTTTTAATCTCATAAAAAAGGGGGACGACATTGTCGCAACGAAAGAAGATTTTATTCGTTTCTTTGAAAGAGATTTAAAAGATTCTATAATAAAATTTGAGGAACACTTATCCAAAATCCCAGAAATTGATCTCTCAAAAACACTCATAACCCCACTGATAATGGATTTTGATTGTATAAAGGAAGTAGAAGAAAATAGTTTAGGAATTTCCAATTTGGAATTCCAGACTCAAAGGCTGATTAAAGGAATAAAAGCTTCAAAAAATAAAATTAAAATATGTCCTTTTATCGGTTTTGATCTAAGGAAACTTGTGCTTGATGATAACGGACTTGATGCGGTAAAAAAACTTTGGAAAAAATATTCTGATTCTTCCAATAAAAATGCAAGTATAAATAACCTAATATCTGGGAGTATACTAGGGATAAAGATATATCCTCCAATAGGCTTTAATCCTTATCCAGTTAAGAAGAATAAAAGAAAAAAATATATAGAATTTTACAAATGGTGTATAAAAGAGGATATTCCAATAACTGTCCACTGTCAGAAGGGGTCTTACAGTGCCGAACTTTCAAGTAAAGACATAAATAGAATGACTCATCCTCAGAACTGGTTGAATCTTTTAGAAGAAAACCCCCAACTTAAAAACTTAAGAATAAATTTTGCACATTTTGGAGGTGAGGACGGAGTAGAAGATATGCTTGATCCAGGTAGAATTTTTTCTGACGGAATTGACAAAAATACCTGGACTTACACAATAATAAAATTATTACAGAGATACCCAAATACCTATTCTGATATATCTGCCTATAATTATGGAAAAAGTTTTGGTAAGATCAATGATTATTCTAAAAATTTGAAAAAAGTAATAGAGCTAGATTATCTAAAGAAATTCAAAGAAGGTAAGTACAGTGTCAGTTCGAAACTTTTATGGGGATCTGATGTTCCTATGGTTATTTCTGAAGAGTGTTATGACAGCTCATATGCCAACTATTATAAACACTTGGAAAATCTTGTTAATAAATCTAAAAAATTAAATCAAAATGATAAGAGGAAATTTATTGAAAATTTGACAGTGAACAACCCTAAAAAATTCCTGAAGATCAAATAG